The following is a genomic window from Coriobacteriaceae bacterium.
CTCGTAAAACATAACAGTGGAAAGTATAGCCCTCCCACGTTGACGATAACTCACCGCAACAAATCTGGAGAACTAACCCATATCTAATCAAAGGGGCAGACGATAGGTATACTTTCGACCCGTTGATTCATTAAAGGAGGTCCTACATGGACTATTCGAATACCGCCGTCATAATCCCCTGCTACAACGAAGCGCTGACGATTGGCAAAGTTGTCGACGATTTTCATCGAGAGTTACCCGGTGCAACCGTCTTTGTATATGACAACAACTCGTCTGATGGCACTTCGCAAATCGCCAAGCAGCACGGTGCCACGGTGCGCCACGAGCCCAGACAGGGCAAAGGCAACGTGTGCCGCCAAATGTTCCGTGATGTCGACGCCGAATGCTATCTAATGGTTGATGGAGACGACACTTACCCCGCCGAGGCGGCAAAGGCGCTTTGCGAGCCCATCCTTAACGGCGAAGCCGATATGACCGTTGGCGATCGCCTGTCAAACGGCACCTATGCCGAAGAGAACAAGAGGGCCTTCCACGGCTTTGGCAACAATCTTGTTCGCGCCATGATCAAGTGGATTTACGGCTACAGCTTTGACGACGTGATGACCGGCTACCGAGCCATGAGCAGACCCTTCGTCAAGACCTTCCCCGTTTTGAGCGAGGGCTTCCAGATTGAGACCGAGCTCTCCATCCATGCTGTCGATCACCGCTGGCGAATTAAAGACGTGCCGGTGGAGTATCGCGATCGGCCCGCAGGCTCCGAGTCCAAGCTCAACACCGTTAGCGACGGCATCAAGGTCATCGCAATGATTGGAACGCTCTTTAAAGACTATCGTCCGCTCAAGTTCTTTACCCTTATAGCGCTCATCTTCGCCATCATAGGCCTTGCCCTCGGAATTCCAATTGTTGTGGAGTACTTCCAAACCGGCTTAGTCCCCCGCTTCCCCACGGCCATACTTGCGGCCTCATTCATGTTCCTGTTTGGGTTGAGCCTAGCAACGGGACTAATCCTCGACTCAGTTGCAAAAGTCGAAAGAAAACAATGGGAGTTACAAGCCTATAAAACCTATTCAAAATAAGAAGAGGTCCGGGCTTAATCCGGACCTCTTCTTATTTCAGACCTAAATACTGTTCCCAAAACTCTCGCGAAGTCATGTACGGCATGGCATCTTTCCATGCCCCCCTGGCACTCTTGCCCTCTTTACGATAGCGCGCCATCAGTTCGTGCTCTCGGCGGCGAATACTCTTGAACCGCGCCCGATCCATCGTGCGGACCGACCCCTTCTCGCGGGTCGGATCAAGAAATACCAGCGTCTTGCAACGCGTCGAATTGCCTTCAAGCGTACAGCTGCCATTCTTAACTGCATAGCCGGGCTTTCCGCGCAACAGCGCATCGGGAAGATAGTGTTTGTCGTAAGGAATAGATCTCCAATACTTCATAAATTTCGAAGGATGGAATTCCAGATTAACATTAGCGAGCACTTGCTCCGTAACCCCAGCCTTGCGAAGAAGCTCTGGATCCATTTCGGAAACAGGAATCAGCTTTTCGTTTAACTTACCCTTACCAATCATCGTCGCGGCGCCATCAAGCTTCTGGAGATACTCAGGGCCGCGCAGATAGTCCTCAAAGCCATCAAGGATAAACTCAGCAGCCTGATAATCCATATCGCGCAAGTTCTGACGTACCCCTCGCTGAATACGAAGGACAAACATTTTCTCATCAGCACAATCATCGAGTGAAATCATGGCAAAGAAGTTGCGGAAGTACTGGTAGCAGTCAACCGAAGCGCGGAAACGCCCCTCAAAGCTTGCATGCCACACGCAAATGCAATTCATGGTCATGTAGACAGGCTTATTGCGCATGCCAAACTCAACATCGTCACAGCGGATGAAGAAAGGCATGGGAAGACCGTTCTTTTCGATAGCCTTCACCGGAATGCAGCTATACCACCAAGCTCCATAGGCCTGGTCAACCTCAACACTCGTACGCTCGTTTTCGAGAATGTCAGCCAGCTTGCCAACATTCAGATCTTCTTTTACTCGACGATAGGCACCAGTAGTCGTCACATACGAGACATCCTCAAACTGACGAGTGGGATCCTCCATCGAAAGCATGGCGCCGTTAATAAAGGCATCCTTATATTTGCCCCTAGCAAGAGAGAGCAGGTTGAACGTACGAATCAAACTCTCGGGCATGATAGAGACATCGTCATCCATCAAGATGATATGGGTGAACCGATCAGGAGTTTCAGTAGCCGCCATCATTCCACGCGCGAATCCCCCCGAACCGCCCGTATTGGGATTCGGGAGCACGGTGACTAGCCCATCGGAAAGTGATGCAGAATCGAGCGTCTGCCCATTGTCGACGACAAACATGTGGAAGTGGTCGCGAATCGGACCGTCCTCTTTGGAGATGCCTGCTTTAACGAGTTCAATATTCGGAAGAATGTACTGCTCATTCTTAAATGTAGTAGTAGAAAGAGCAAGATTGATCTGGTTAATTGAGTCCTCAGGAACATCAGTCAGATAAGAGGCGTTCAAGAGGTCTACGGAATAGCTCTCATCACTCTCAATCCTAAAACCGATCAAGTCGTAGCCGGTTGTATCGATATCGATATCGAGAACGCAAGGATCAACTTTATCGCCATCAAAAGGATAAGATTTAAGCTCGACGGGATTCAGTTCGCAAGATCTCACTCCATGAACGACAACCCGGCCCCTGCCAAATAAAGCCATATGCAAGACGACGCCGCCAACAGACGCATATTGTTGCCATTTGCCAGCAGATAAGCCATTCACATACGTCAAAAAGTCAACGTTTCCATTGATATGAAGTGAATGAATGTCGTCATCATACGAAGCATCACCAGAGAGCACGCGATAGTAGAGTTCGGGAAAATCCTTTGCATGCTTTTCAACTTTAAGTACAACATTCGCAAGTTTAAACTGCATTTCAAATACCTTAATCAAAGCTGTTGTAACTACTAATTACATTCGACGACAAACTTTGCCATCGCGGAGCGAACATCAGGATCAGACAAAACATCCTTTGCAAAATGATCATGCCCGCAGATGTCCATAGGCATGTAAGGCCATCCAGGATAACAGGCGTCAGCGACCTTTTCCGCTTTCGCAGGAACCGAAAAAGAGAAACCGCCAAACGGATGCTTTCTTACGGGAAGAATATCGTTGCGATCCCAAATTATTTTTCGCTTAGGGGCATCAAAAACGTTATCGATCGCGTATGCAAAATCGCCATGAGGCTCATCGGTCAACAAACCAAGTGCATGAGCCTTTTCGTTAAACGAATCGAATACGCTCTGGACAAGATCAATCTCCGCAGAAGAAACAACTGTTCTCTGAGCTTCCAAGTCAACATCCCCGCACTGCACGCTAAGACCACTGTCGGGATGAAACATCCAAGGATTATCTTTCCAAAAACTAAACTCATGTTCATTTTTGTCAAAGAAATCCATAAGCTCAATTCTGAGTTGCCTAAGTCGATCGTTCGCGCGCTTGGAATTCTCGGCCGCACGGTCGTAAATCGAAATGTCCACAAAACAAGGTATAAGCGAATTAGTTGAACAAAAGCGAACTTGACGGCACTTTACAAACCAGTCATATACAAGAGTGATTTGATATTCAGGGTCGTCTTTTAAAGCGGCAGTGAGCTTATCCACATCGGACCTAAGCATGCAGATATCAATATCGTCGTCCCAAGGAATAAAACCCGATCGAGACAAGGTGCCAACAAGAGAACCATAAGAAAGCCAGTATTGAATATTATCGGCAGCACAAATCGCGTCTAGCTTACTCATCAACGCCGCGTTTGCCTGCTGCATCAATCGAATATCACCCTCGGCGTCGGGCAATGCATCAAAGATTTTGCAACGGAGCTCAAAAGGGGTGAGATCGGGGTACGCACGTCGCGCTAACAATTCAAAGCGAAGCCTCATTTGTTCTGACAGACTTTGTTGGCGTTGCTTGAGCAATTCAATTTCTGGAAATAGCCGAGTATCGAATTTGTAATTGATATTCATATTGATACCGTTATCGGCCTGCTCAATACGGGCGAAAACCTCGTCAAAACGACGGTCCATATCCTCATGCATAGCATGCAACGATCGGGATGAGCCAGGGAGGATCTTTTTAATAGTAGAAAGCAAGGACATGGCTTAACCTTCGCAACAACAAACAATGAACGAAGCACAATTACTCATATGATACAAAAGAATGAGTGGGTCCCACCTTGAAACCCACTCACATGAAGACTACTCCGACGCCTCTTTCAAATACTGTTTCCAGAAATCGATCGAAGTAAAGACATCTCTATACGAAGCGTATTCGGTATAAATCTTATCTTTGTTTCGCTTGAATTCCTTCTCGGCTTTACGAAAACGACTCCAAACCTCTTTGAATCGCTTCTTATCCATACGTCTAATGGCACCCTTTTTATTAGGCATATCTACCACAATAAGCGTGTCAACATCCCTGATTTTACCTGCGGGATAAACCCATCCCGCAGCATCAATAACAGCAACCCTACCGTTACGTTTAGCGGAGTCGTTAACAAAACGGTGGCCATTAATGGTCAGATAATCCTTAAATGCCTGCAGCCTAGACCTGTCGCCCCCAAGGCTCAAATTGCCAAAAGTCAGTTGCGTCAAGTCGACACCCAATTCTTGTGCCTGAGGGATGAGCTGCTCGATGGGAATCAATTGTTCCCTTTCACGATTTGCCGCCATAAAACGGGATTCAGCGACAGGATGAGAAATCCACTCCGGACCTCTCAAAAAATCTTCAAGACCTTTTACGGCAAGAGCAGCTTCATCGTAATTAAATTTCTTCAAGTCGAGCTCAACTTCACGACGAATCTCATAAAGAAAATCAGAGAGAGGCGCAGCGCCAGTTGTCGCCTGACTGATTAGCGTATTTCGGCTTACCTGATAACGCTCCACGGCAGCACTATACTTAAACTTAAAGGAATTATGCCAAACGCAAATACCATTCATGGACATGAACTTGGGTTTGCAACGAAGCGCATACTCAGCATCATCAGAACGAACAAATAAGGGCAAGGGCAACCCCTCACGTTCAATCGTTGCGGTAGGTATAACGCAATACCACCAGCCAGCATACTGTTGGGCAGTGTCCTCATAAAGGCCAGTTGGGGCCTTATATATCTCGGTCTCAACGACATCATGAAGTGAGGTCATATAGCCTGCAGGCTTAAGGGGAGAAAAAGTTCCCTTAGCAGTAAAGAACCCTAAATCCTCGGTACGCAAATTGGGCTCTTCCAAGCTCATCATGGCACCCGATAAAAAGGCCTCAGCATATTCTTCTTTGAGAAGAGAGAGCAGGTTGAAAGTGCGGATAAAACTCTCGGGAAGAACCTCGACATCATCGTCCATCAGGAGAACATGAGTCGCTTTAGGATTCTGCTCAAGTGACTCAATCATCCCCCGAGCAAAACCACCAGACCCGCCGACATTAGGATTTGGATGAACAGTAACACGCGATGAATCCAGGTTTGCACTATTCAGCGAACGGCCATTATCAATAATGTGTACGTGGAAATGATCAGCAATCTCTTCATCAGAATCAATAATGTTCTTTTGTAAAAGAGATACGTTACGGACAATATAGTCTTCTTTTTTAAACGTAGTAGTTGCAAGCGCTAGCTCAACTGGATGAATATCCAGTTCTTCACAATCGCAATAATAATACGCATTCCGAATATTAACAGGGCCTTCAGTACTGATATTAAAAGCGTGCAGAATCTCTCCCTCACAAAGGGAGAGTTCGATTTCAGCCGTACTCCATTCATCGGATCGTTGCAAACTAACCGCAGAGCCATCAATTGTAGAAGGAATCCAAGAATAATTATTTGCATACGTCTGCTGAAGCGTTAAGGCGGAGCCGCAATACTCGATATGAAGATAAAACGCCTTTGCAGTAGTGTATTTTCGCCACTTATAAATGGATAGCGCATTAAAATATGTTGTGAAATCAACATTGGTCGATTTCATGATTTCAATAGCGCCATTCGAAGTTGGAATAACAAGACCCTCCGTTGCCCTATAGCAAAGCAATGGATACTGCAACATCGCATCAGATCCGTTAAAAATCAAATTTGCAAGTTTAAAATGCATTGAAAACCATCCAAAAAATTCCTGGTGCAACTTGGCAAAATGGCATAAATGCCCATGGCATTGTTTGCATTCTCACTGATTTTAAGAATGCAAACAATGTACTAAAGGCATCTAATCAAAATGAAGTTTTAGCTCTTCCTCCCAGTCGGGCATGTGGAAGCCGACCGACTCGAGCCTGGACAGGTCGAGAGCGGAGTGGACCGGGCGCGGGGCGATGGGGCCCGCGGCGTTCGCGTAGTAGTCGGCGGTCGAAACCGGCAAGACCTTCTCGCCGTTGCCGTTGGCCGCCTCGAAGACGGCGCGGGCGATGTCGGCCCAGGACTTGACGGCGCCGGAGCCCGTGCAGTCGTAGGTGCCGTAGGGGGCGTGCGTCCCCAGCACGTGGAAGATGGCCTCGGCCATGTCGCGCGTGAAGGTCAGGCGTCCCAGCTGGTCGTCCACGACGGTGACCTGCGTGAGCCCGTCCTCGGGGTCGGCCACGCGGTCGGAGAGCCCCTTCATGGTCTTCACGAAGTTGTGGCCCTCGCCGATGACCCAGCTGGAGCGCATGATGTAGTGGCGGGGGCACCCGGCCACGGCGATGTCGCCCGCGGCCTTGGTCTGGCCGTAGACGGAAAGCGGGCTGAGGGGCTCGACCTCGGTGTGGACCTCGGCGGTGCCGTCAAAGACGTAGTCGGAGGAGACGTGCACGAGCGTGATGCCGTGCTCGGCGCAGGTGCGGGCGAGGAGCGCCGGGCCGGTCGCGTTGGCCTTCCAGGCGATGACACGGCCCTCGGGGGTCTCCGCTTTATCCACGGCCGTGTAGGCGCCGCAGTTGATCACGGTGCCGTAGAGCGACCAGTCGTACTGTGTGTAGGCGTCCGGGTCGGACATGTCGAAGGTGTCGATGTCGCAGAAGTCGAAGTCCTTGGCGACGCCGCGCTCCTCCGCCAGCGCGCGGACCGCGTGGCCCAGCTGGCCGTTGCAGCCGGTGACGAGGGTGCGCCTGGGAGCCATGGGGACGACGTCCTTCAGCATCGGGTGGTTGAGGTCGGCCTCGGAGACGGTGGCCTCGGCCAGCGGGATCGGCCACTCGATGGCGAGCTCGGGGTCGGCGAGGTTCACGAAGGTGTAGGTCCTCTTGAGCTCCAGCGACCAGTGGGCGTCCACCAGGTAGGTGTAGGCGGTGCCGTCTTCGAGCGCCTGGAAGGAGTTACCCACGCCGCGCGGGACGTAGATGGCCTTGGACGGGTCGAGCGTGCAGGTGTAGACCTTGCCGAAGGTCTCGCTGCCCTCGCGCAGGTCCACCCAGGCGCCGAAGACCGAGCCGCGGGCCACGGAGATGAACTTGTCCCAGGGCTCCGCGTGGATGCCGCGGGTGACGCCGCGGCTGTCGTTATAGGAGATGTTGTTCTGGACGACCCTGAGATCGGGGATGCCCAGGGCGGTCATCTTGGCGCGCTGCCAGTTCTCCTTGAACCAGCCGCGCGAGTCGCCGTGGACGGCGAGGTCGACTACCTTGAGGCCCTCGATGCCGGTCTCGGCGACGGAGAGGTCCTTCTCGAATGCGATGTCAGCCATGTGGGAAAAGCTCCTATCGAAGAGGTTGGGAAACCGGGGCGCCCGCGCGGGGACGCAGGATCATCCCCATGCCCTGCGGCCCCGCGCGGGCGCCCCGCGGTGCGGTTCGCCGGGGTGCGGCCTACTGGCCCTGCGCCTTATACCTGGCCTCGGTGGCCTCCTTGGCCGGGCGCCACCAGGACTCGTTGGCGACGTACCAGTCGATGGTGGCCTTGAGGCCCCCGGCGAAGTCGGTGTGCGCCGGCCTCCAGCCCAGCTCGCGCTGGAGCTTCGTGCTGTCGATGGCGTAGCGGCGGTCGTGGCCGGGGCGGTCGGCGACCCAGTCGAAGTCCTCGGGGTCGCGTCCCATCGCCTCCAGGATCATGCGCAGGACCGTGATGTTGTTCTTCTCGCCGTCGGCGCCGATGAGGTAGGTCTCCCCCATGCGGCCCTTCGTGAGGATGTCCCAGACGGCAGAGGAGTGGTCCTCGGTGTGGATCCAGTCGCGGACGTTCTCGCCCTTCCCGTAGAGCTTGGGGCGGACGCCGTCGATGATGTTCGTTATCTGCCTGGGGATGAACTTCTCCACGTGCTGGTAGGGGCCGTAGTTGTTGGAGCAGTTGGAGATCGTGGTGCGCAGGCCGTAGGTGCGGGTCCAGGCGCGGACCAGCATGTCAGAGGACGCCTTGGTGCTCGAGTACGGGCTGCTCGGGTGATACGGCGTCTCCTCGGTGAACTTCGCCGGGTCGTCGAGCGCCAGGTCGCCGTAGACCTCGTCGGTGGAGACGTGGTGGTAGCGGATGCCGTACTTGCGGACGGCCTCCAGCAGGCGGAAGGTGCCCTCCACGTTGGTGCGCAGGAACGGCTCCGGGTCGGCGATGGAGTTGTCGTTGTGGCTCTCTGCGGCGTAGTGCACGATCGCGTCGTGGCCCGGGACGATGCGGTCCAGCAGCCCGGCGTCGCAGATGTCGCCCACGACGAGCTCCACGCGGTCCGAGGGCAGCCCGGCGATGTTCTCGGGGTTGCCGGCGTAGGTCAGCTTGTCCAGGACGGTCACGTGGACGCCCGGGTGGTTGTTGACCACGTAGTGCACGAAGTTGCTGCCGATGAAGCCGCAGCCGCCCGTGACGATGATGTTCTTGGGGGAGAAGGTCTCCTCTGCCATGTTCGAATCTCCTTGTTCCTAGTACTCGCGCGGGCTGTTGACGATCTCGCCGGCGGCGACCTTCTTCAGGTGCTGGCCGTAGACCGACTTGCCGTAGGCCTCGGCGGCCTGCTTGAGCCCCTCGGTGGTGATCCAGCCGTTCTCCCAGGCGATCTCCTCGGGGACGGACACGGGCAGGTCCTGGGAGTGCTCCACGGCGCGGACGAACTCGGCGGCCTCGTGCAGGCTCTCCATGGTGCCGGTGTCCAGCCAGGCGTAGCCGCGGCCGAGGGTCACGACGGACAGCGTCCCCTCCTCCAGGTACATCCGGTTGAGGTCGGTGATCTCCAGCTCGCCGCGGGCCGAGGGCCTCACCTCGTGCGCCTTGGCGGCCACGTCGCCCGGGTAGAAGTACAGGCCGGTGACGGCGTAGGAGCTCTTGGGCTCGGCGGGCTTCTCCTCGATGGAGACGGCCCTCCCCTCGCGGTCGAACTCCACGACGCCGAAGCGCTCGGGGTCGTCCACGTGGTAGCCGAAGACCGTGGCGCGGCCCGACTCGGCGTTCTGCACGGCTCGCGTCAGGTGGCGCGACAGGCCGTTGCCGTAGAAGATGTTGTCGCCGAGCACCAGGGCGCACGGCTCCCCGGCGATGAAGTCCTCGCCGATGGTGAACGCCTGCGCGAGGCCGTCGGGGCTCGGCTGCTCGGCGTAGGAGAGGTTCACGCCGTAGCGCGAGCCGTCCCCGAGCAGGCGCTCGAAGTTGGGCAGGTCCGTCGGCGTGGAGATGACCAGGATGTCCCGGATTCCCGCCAGCATGAGGGTGGACAGCGGGTAGTAGATCATGGGCTTGTCGTAGACCGGCAGCAGCTGCTTGGAGGTCACGAGCGTGAGCGGGTACAGGCGCGTGCCGGACCCGCCTGCGAGGATGATGCCTTTCATTCAATCACTTCCAAAGTCAGTGAACGGAAAAATAAATCCGTTTAGCAATGTTCCTGATTGAGAGCGACAATTTACGAGCGGTTAAATCAACCGACGATATATTGATACCATCGAGTGAACAAATTGCGCGCACAAAATCAAACTCATCGCGTTTCAATTGCTCTTTTTTATCCTTAAAAAGTGAGTTCGTAGTAGATTCGTTGCACACTCTAAAATAGGAATAAATTGAGTCTAGATAGCAGACATCACCATTCAGTGATAGACGAATCCAATACTCCCAATCAGGGGAGTAACACAAAGAATCATTAAAGGGTCCAACCTTTTGCCAGCAATCTCTACGAAACATAACATTAGAAGGCTCTCCATAGATATTATGAGTTCGAAATGTCTTGCGGGCAAAATTAGAGCCGTCTAAAACCATATCCCGCTTAAAAGGTCTCCTCTTCATTGTAATGACACCATTCGAGTCAATAACACATGAAGCGCTGAAGCAGAGGGAGCACTTTGGATTAGCATCCAGTGCTGCAACCTCAGACTCAAGAGCCCCGGGTAACAAAATATCATCCTGGAAGAGGAAATGAATATACTCGCCAGAAGATTTCTCAATGGCATTATTCCAGTTTCCAACAAGACCGAGATTACTGGCGTTTCTAAATACCTTAATTCGAGAATCCATTAGCTTGGAAACAATCTCAAATGTTCCATCAGTTGACTGATCATCGAAAATTAATAATTCGAAATCGCTGAAAGACTGGCTTAATACCGAATCAATTGCCTTCAAAATGTACTTAGCACCATTAAAACATGGCATCAACACACTAACTTTAGGCATCCTTGTCCTCCTTATCGGACAAAAATTCCTCAATAAAATAGCGAGGACGATGCTTCGTCTCCATATAAGTCTTTCCAACGTACTCGCCGATGACACCCAAAGCCAAAAGTTGAAGTCCGCCAAGACACCAAATTGACATAATAATGCTTGTCCAGCCAACTTGTACATCGCCAATAAAATGACCAATTAAAAGATATACAAGTGCAAATAAACTAAAAATAGAAATGATTAAACCGGTGAGAGTAATTATCCTAATCGGTTTAGTACTAAAAGACGTTATACCCTCAAAAGCAAATGACAACATTTTACCGAGCGTGTATTTAGATTCGCCGGCAAACCGTTTCCCTCGCGAATAATACACGCAGCAAGATTTGAAGCCAACTAAAGGAACCAAACCACGAAGGAATAGATTAACCTCACGGAATTGAGACAATGCAAGAACAGCACGCTTGGACATCAATCTATAGTCAGCATGGTTATAAACAGCATCGACGCCCAACGAAGACTGTAAGCGATAAAAAGATTGTGCGGTAAAACGTTTTAGAAAGGAATCGCTAGAACGATCATTTCGTACACCATATACAACTTCATAGCCTTCGCGAGCTCTTGAAACCATTTCATCAAGCGCATTGATATCATCTTGTAAATCCGCATCCATCGATGCTATTAAATCAGCAAACTCAGCTGCCTTATGCAACCCAGAAAGTAAAGCCTTCTGATGGCCACAATTCCTAGAGAGCTTAAGTCCACAGAATAAGGAATTAGATTGATGAAGACATTCGATGATCTCCCAAGTCTTATCGGATGACCCATCGTCAACAAACAAAACCTTACTGTTCGCATTAATTTGAGACAATTTTACTAAAGTGGAAAACTTCTCCAAAAGCCTTTTAGAGGTTTCCCGCAAAACACTCTCCTCGTTGTAACAAGGAACCACGAGATAGAGAATCGGCAATATGTCCATCTTTGTCATGCAAGCACCTATCACTTAAATGCCCAATACTTACTTAAAATATAATTAAGAGGATAAGTTACAAACAAGTTAAGCAGTGGACCAAGAATAGAAGAAATTCCAAGCACACTAACCCAAAAGTACAAAAGGATGTTGTTGATAATCAATCCAGTAAAAGCACTCGAAGCAAGCAGCTTGGAAAAACTTGAAATAAGTGAACTCAAATCTGATCTCTCATTATCAAAAACAAATTTATTGTTCCAATAGAAGGAATTGATGACACCAGCAAAATATGAAACTATATTGGCGACAATATAGTTCACTCCAATAAAAAGGAGTGCCGCGTAGACTAAGTAAGAAACGATTGTATTTGAAAGTCCAACAATCGAAAACTTCAGAAATTGAATCACCGAATCTCGTTTCACTAAAGACCCTTTTCCCACTGTTATCTATAAAGGACATATACAAAACAAGACGTTCCATCATCGATTTGAGTATATCCGGGCAGTTTTTTAAAACCACTATATCCTAGTTCATCTTTCAGTTGAGAAAGAACCTCTTCTTCGCAGTCGTGATTATTCATGTAAACAACCAGATCATCAGAATCAATATTATTTCTATCGCAAAAACTGCTAATTGCTTTCTGATCAGGAATCAGTGCATGAATGCGAGACAATTTGGCAACTTCTAATAGCTTCGCAGTAAGCTGATAATAATCATAAGAGACAAAGAGCCCCGTTGAACCCGCGTACTTCTCTACTGCGGCTTCATTGTCAGCAGATTTCGGATATAAATACAAAGCATTGGAAGAAAAGAAAACAGAATCTGCAACAATAATTGCGAAAACAAATACTACAGAAACTAAAATACTGCCCTGAAAATTAAAATCAGTATTTTTTCTATAGCGAATTTGCAAATATCTAAATAGATACAAGATCATTCCAAATCCGAATAACAGTAATCCTGGATATGCCAGGCATATGTATCTTGACGAAGTAAAAGGAGATACATAGCAAGCTGTGACGTAAAAAACAAGGGATGAATTAAATAATAAAACTATATAAATCGACTCAGGATGCTCACGATTAATTTTTTTATTCCATAGCAAGTAGAAACAAAGGGCAATTGACAAACAGAAGCAGGCAATCAAAAGAAGCCTTGATCCGAAGAACAAATCAACGGACGACGACCCTAGAAATTGCCAAATTCGTCTAAGTAATACCATTACCCCTGATTGTGATGAGGCCGATTCGACATAGTGATTCCCAAACATGTTGCTTAATGCTGGAGGAAATATGATAAATGACAGACAAACCGATAAGACAATCGTGGCTCCATATTTAAAGGAGAACATCCACCCTTTTCTTGCCCAAAAATAAATAGTAAAAAAACAGGAAACAAAAAAGAGATAAATATAGAAATAGAAGTGAGTTAAAAACCCCAATAAAGAAATAACAAATAGGCGGAAATAAACCGATCGATTGGCGAAGGAAGCATTAAACA
Proteins encoded in this region:
- a CDS encoding glycosyltransferase — protein: MQFKLANVVLKVEKHAKDFPELYYRVLSGDASYDDDIHSLHINGNVDFLTYVNGLSAGKWQQYASVGGVVLHMALFGRGRVVVHGVRSCELNPVELKSYPFDGDKVDPCVLDIDIDTTGYDLIGFRIESDESYSVDLLNASYLTDVPEDSINQINLALSTTTFKNEQYILPNIELVKAGISKEDGPIRDHFHMFVVDNGQTLDSASLSDGLVTVLPNPNTGGSGGFARGMMAATETPDRFTHIILMDDDVSIMPESLIRTFNLLSLARGKYKDAFINGAMLSMEDPTRQFEDVSYVTTTGAYRRVKEDLNVGKLADILENERTSVEVDQAYGAWWYSCIPVKAIEKNGLPMPFFIRCDDVEFGMRNKPVYMTMNCICVWHASFEGRFRASVDCYQYFRNFFAMISLDDCADEKMFVLRIQRGVRQNLRDMDYQAAEFILDGFEDYLRGPEYLQKLDGAATMIGKGKLNEKLIPVSEMDPELLRKAGVTEQVLANVNLEFHPSKFMKYWRSIPYDKHYLPDALLRGKPGYAVKNGSCTLEGNSTRCKTLVFLDPTREKGSVRTMDRARFKSIRRREHELMARYRKEGKSARGAWKDAMPYMTSREFWEQYLGLK
- a CDS encoding glycosyltransferase; its protein translation is MDYSNTAVIIPCYNEALTIGKVVDDFHRELPGATVFVYDNNSSDGTSQIAKQHGATVRHEPRQGKGNVCRQMFRDVDAECYLMVDGDDTYPAEAAKALCEPILNGEADMTVGDRLSNGTYAEENKRAFHGFGNNLVRAMIKWIYGYSFDDVMTGYRAMSRPFVKTFPVLSEGFQIETELSIHAVDHRWRIKDVPVEYRDRPAGSESKLNTVSDGIKVIAMIGTLFKDYRPLKFFTLIALIFAIIGLALGIPIVVEYFQTGLVPRFPTAILAASFMFLFGLSLATGLILDSVAKVERKQWELQAYKTYSK
- a CDS encoding glycosyltransferase, with the translated sequence MHFKLANLIFNGSDAMLQYPLLCYRATEGLVIPTSNGAIEIMKSTNVDFTTYFNALSIYKWRKYTTAKAFYLHIEYCGSALTLQQTYANNYSWIPSTIDGSAVSLQRSDEWSTAEIELSLCEGEILHAFNISTEGPVNIRNAYYYCDCEELDIHPVELALATTTFKKEDYIVRNVSLLQKNIIDSDEEIADHFHVHIIDNGRSLNSANLDSSRVTVHPNPNVGGSGGFARGMIESLEQNPKATHVLLMDDDVEVLPESFIRTFNLLSLLKEEYAEAFLSGAMMSLEEPNLRTEDLGFFTAKGTFSPLKPAGYMTSLHDVVETEIYKAPTGLYEDTAQQYAGWWYCVIPTATIEREGLPLPLFVRSDDAEYALRCKPKFMSMNGICVWHNSFKFKYSAAVERYQVSRNTLISQATTGAAPLSDFLYEIRREVELDLKKFNYDEAALAVKGLEDFLRGPEWISHPVAESRFMAANREREQLIPIEQLIPQAQELGVDLTQLTFGNLSLGGDRSRLQAFKDYLTINGHRFVNDSAKRNGRVAVIDAAGWVYPAGKIRDVDTLIVVDMPNKKGAIRRMDKKRFKEVWSRFRKAEKEFKRNKDKIYTEYASYRDVFTSIDFWKQYLKEASE
- a CDS encoding sugar nucleotide-binding protein, giving the protein MADIAFEKDLSVAETGIEGLKVVDLAVHGDSRGWFKENWQRAKMTALGIPDLRVVQNNISYNDSRGVTRGIHAEPWDKFISVARGSVFGAWVDLREGSETFGKVYTCTLDPSKAIYVPRGVGNSFQALEDGTAYTYLVDAHWSLELKRTYTFVNLADPELAIEWPIPLAEATVSEADLNHPMLKDVVPMAPRRTLVTGCNGQLGHAVRALAEERGVAKDFDFCDIDTFDMSDPDAYTQYDWSLYGTVINCGAYTAVDKAETPEGRVIAWKANATGPALLARTCAEHGITLVHVSSDYVFDGTAEVHTEVEPLSPLSVYGQTKAAGDIAVAGCPRHYIMRSSWVIGEGHNFVKTMKGLSDRVADPEDGLTQVTVVDDQLGRLTFTRDMAEAIFHVLGTHAPYGTYDCTGSGAVKSWADIARAVFEAANGNGEKVLPVSTADYYANAAGPIAPRPVHSALDLSRLESVGFHMPDWEEELKLHFD
- a CDS encoding LicD family protein translates to MSLLSTIKKILPGSSRSLHAMHEDMDRRFDEVFARIEQADNGINMNINYKFDTRLFPEIELLKQRQQSLSEQMRLRFELLARRAYPDLTPFELRCKIFDALPDAEGDIRLMQQANAALMSKLDAICAADNIQYWLSYGSLVGTLSRSGFIPWDDDIDICMLRSDVDKLTAALKDDPEYQITLVYDWFVKCRQVRFCSTNSLIPCFVDISIYDRAAENSKRANDRLRQLRIELMDFFDKNEHEFSFWKDNPWMFHPDSGLSVQCGDVDLEAQRTVVSSAEIDLVQSVFDSFNEKAHALGLLTDEPHGDFAYAIDNVFDAPKRKIIWDRNDILPVRKHPFGGFSFSVPAKAEKVADACYPGWPYMPMDICGHDHFAKDVLSDPDVRSAMAKFVVECN